The genomic region AGAGTAAGAAAGTGGGTGCATTTCCAACCAACAATACACCAGATTGGATTCCGCGTCGTTGGCGTCTCAAATATGAATATTCCTCATTGCAATAGGTGAATGTGTGCATGCGTGGGAGCTAAATCAGCAGTAAtcattttctccttcttttcacCAGCTATTGACCAATCTGTGCACGAAACAGCACCAGCAGGTTTTTCAACAGACGTCAGTGTATTTCTATCAGAAAATTCATCTACCACGTTTAGCTCTTCCACGCCTCTCGCCACAAGCTTGCAAAATGGAAAGACACACAGTACAAAAGTAGGTCGCAGTACAAAAGTCGATGCAGAAACATCTACTGTGGCATTAAACCACATTTTTCAAAACAATGCCACAACACCACAGTCCACCATAGCATCTTATACAATTTTTAATAGTTCAGTAATAGTGACAAGCTACTCACTTAACATGACAGATAGTTCTTTAAAAGGCGACAATACAACGAACAAAACTGATAATTCGCTGACTGATCTGGTCCAAACCATTTCACAGCATATTTCCACTAGCAGGGAGCCAACCTCCCCTACAAACAGCATGGAGCACACAGAGGTCACTGCAATTAAGGTCTCCAGTGACACCTTGACAAAACCTGATGCTTCTACCACTCTTTTATCATCTTGGAGTATAACTAGCACGGAAAGAGAAATCAGATATGCAGCTCCAACCAATTCAGGTGAGAATTTCTAGTACTATTCCAAATATGTTTGGTTAGAGGACTGCATATTACTCTAGTGAAATATTTATGATGAACTTAGTCTTATCCAttgggttaattttttttctattgcttCTGAAGTATGAGGTGATGGTAAAATTGGCAGGAACAATGTCTGTAATATGGGAGAATTGAATGTTTAAGTTTATTTAAAAGGATAACTTGGAAGCAACTTGGTTCAATGATCAAACATTCCAATAGATTTCTAGATCTAATCTCAAATgatataaaaaaaagatgaattgtAAACATCAGTAACACCTTGGATAGAGCTATGTATTATTCTGTATTAGGTTACACAAAAtcagaaggatattgggatatggaGAGAACAAGATGCTTCCCCATATGATGAAATGCCAATATGAAGAAAGACATTTTGAATTAATTTAAGTTTCTTAACAGTGATCTGTTTTAATGTCAGTTGTGAAGCTTGTTGAGCCATAGTTTGTTGGAGCAGGATATCGTTCAGATTAATTCATCATACCATCATGTCTAAGTTTTTAATGCATTTGTTTTGCATGCATAGATGCTAAATGTGTAAGATGATAATACTGAAGTGAATTATGCACTGTATCATcaaacaaaatgaagaaatttacAGCTAAAGTATTGAAGAGAAAGTCCAGCTTACAGTTAGTGAATTCAATGTCCAGTCAGTtaaaggagaaagagagggaaatgAAGATTGGATTAAGtgagaataaaataattttatcttAAAATCTAAATTTCTAAAGTATTCATCAAATTTAACCAAATGGTTGTTAATTTTCTTTGCAGTTGACATTAATTAGCTGTAATTAATCTGAATGATTTTGGCCCAGAATTTCTGTGAGCTGCCTGTCATGCTGCTGGCTAACCTTTTAGGTCCATTCTTGTCCCAGCAATTTTATGATCAAAGTTGCATTGAGGATGCTTGGCAAAGTGCCATGGAGAGCAGCCTCTGactttcaaaaacatatttaaataattaaaattaatcactatattaaatgtttaaaaaccactgaatgttaaaatatttgaaaacaatTTAACATATTTAAGTTAACACAATCAATGCAGACAACTGTGACAGTGTTCCAGAATAAACTGTTCAAATATTTCTCCACTCTCTTTACATGGTAAAATGTTAGCACAAATGCTCCAGAATCATGATCCACTGACACAGGAGAAAGAAACGTCTTTTGTATGCATTGCTTTAGGTCTCTATTTGATTTTGTTTATATAATTCATTGAAAAGAGCATCTCCAGTAAAATCTACTTTATTCAAAATATAACCAGActaactgaatttttaaaaattgttggacAGTGACAAATTTTCCTCATAATTGTGAATGTTTTATTAATCACATTTACGCGCAATAGGTCTTTTCAAAGCCAAGTATGGTACCTGTCCAATGCCTTTTAAATGCTGTAATTTTACTAGCCTCTGTTACTTCATCTGATAGCTCATACCGTAtaaccactaccctctgtgtgaaaaagttgcctTTCTGGGAGATCCAAGATGGTGGCGAGGGGCTTGTAGAGTGACCCAAGAGCTCCCTGAGGAAAAGAGAATAAAAGATAGATACAAGAAGATCCCCCAAAATAAAAAGACCCCAAAAGAAGGAAGACAATCAAGGATATAAATAGAAGAaagagtgagaagggaaagaaaaaagatgGGAAAAAGAACAAAGAGTCAGGACAGAGGAAGAGACTCATCGCATGGTGGAGGTGGAGATGCTGACCTGGGGCCTAGCAGGACGtcggtggtggtggtggtagtgACAATGGAGACCCGAAGCTTTCCAAGGGAATGGGACTCACCTGGGAGGAAGAAACAGGATGGCCCCGATAAGGTTGGATCTCGAGGGGGTCAGGGGAAGTATACAACTGAAGCAATGAGAGTGCTGTCTGCTATGGGAGATGCAGAGGTCTGAGGTTGCGGGGGCCTAGTCAAGGTGGAGCTGACGGGAATAGGAGTGCTGTTGGGCGTGGACGGTTTGGGGATCTGAGGTTGGGGGAAATGAACCGAGGAGATGTGGACTGCGACATGGGCAGTGATGGGAGCTTTGTCGGGTGTGGGAGAGTTGGGGACCTGAGGTAGGGTGAGCCAAGTTGAGGTGGAGTCAGCGGTGGAGAGAAAGACCTCGCTGGCTGGAAGAAAAAGTAAAGTTGAAGACAAGGACTTACCTGGGAAGACAGCTCCAACTGGTGGGCATGAAGAGGTTGGGTCCGAGGCGTTGGAGGATGTTTGAGGTGTTGGGCCTGGAAGTCTCcaggaggggagtcacgtgaaggagtagtggctggtcgggaaaaccagccctctccaggaaaataggaaaaaaaagttaggaaaaagcaaagcataacaagaatagagtataagaaatagaagataaagatatagagaagagaaagaagatggcttccaaaaaggaggaagtaagaacaactggaaaaaaagaaggctttacctgcaggaaggaacaggatgtTTTGGTAacgaggagcgcccgaccctcgaggtcagtgcctgccctacagagtcgtgacccaccagccggtgcactatAAAATTGGCTCTCGGagacaaacaaaagtgcgcaatcaaaggagaaagaggacactggtgggaggggggctcagcagaggagcgggctgtcacagagcaagcagctgagggatgcccggcaccagggctctcagctggaggataatgAGGAGAGCAAAATAGGGTGTGATGAGACAGACATAGAAGACAGACGGAGGGAAGATCAacaagaagaccaacatcaagaagcacaacagatgagcagcccaggagggaggaacagcaacaagaggcccagcaagaagaggcccgacaaagagatacaagcagctcatcaggaaaaacagaagagacacattCACAAAGAAGAGaacaagaagacacaaacacagatacagacacagaagaagaggaagaagaccaagatcttcacattgaaatagaaggtaaaactgatggacaaagagaaataaaaggtaaaactgatgaacagaatattgataaagtcttttttgaagaacaaatgagatcactaaaagaatggtcatcattggagtttaatgcaattaaaagaaaaatgaaaagaacagaagataaaatgcaaaagttagaactggtaatgacagaaatagggaaaagagtagagaatgtggaagaacgggaaacggctgtagaaatggaagtgaatgacttaagagaaaaattggaagaaagtgacaaaaaaattaaagagacacaagagttgttatctcagaaaattgatatgttggaaaattatagtaggcgaaccaacataaaaatagtgggcctgaaggagggtgaagaaggcacagacatgatggAATTTATTAAAGGATGGatcacgaaggtcctgggaatgacagaaatgcaggaagaaatggaaatagaaaggacacacagagcattagctccgaaaccacagacacataaaaaaccaaaatccatcttataaaatttttgagatacatgacaagagaaaatatactggaacaggcaaggaataaaattagagaagataataaaccattggaatacaaaggtcaaaaaatatttttttacccagacataagttttgaactcttaaagaagaggaaggagtttaatacagcaaaatcgatcctatgggaaaaaaggtaataaatttatgttaagacagcCAGgtgtacttaaaatatttatccctggggagcaaaacagactgttcttggatccagagaaagcgcaagaattcgcagaacgtttgctggacaggagaagagatgaagagatgtaacaggaatgaagaatggcgataaagtatatataaaaatgtaaaaacaatgtatatgtaaagaactaaagagggaaaagagaagggaaagaagggagtaAGAAGAGAgggacctttgttatatatgttttaaaaaaaaagtgttttctggagagggctgggtggagggggaataactattactgcaaaatcagttgacactgcaaataaaatcacaatccaaatgaaaaggggagttgtggttgccctgcAACGGGTATGGGACAactcagggggggggggaacttttggggttaaggtattagtggatgtgggaacggCAGGGGTactttgtcttaaatgtgttgttgtacattaagtgtaataagagaaaactaagagatgaaactggggaaaagggggatggaggtggcaaagaggtggaaaagaggtgtatgcaagatataagatgggcatgttgaactatatgactataaacattaatggaatacataaccaaattaaaagaaagaggctacaaaatttattgaagaaggaaaaaatagatatagcatttgttcaggaaacgcatctaactgaagcgaaacataacaaactaaagagagactgggtaggacacgtaacggcagcatcctataattcaaaagctagaggtgtagccatactagttaacaaaaatgtaccaatcaaagtagaggaggaaataatagatccggcagggaggtatgcaatgataaagtgtcagatatactcagaattttggaatttgctcaatatatatgcacctaacgaggaggatcaaaagtttatgcaagatatttttttgaagattgcagaaacacaaggaaatatattgataggagaggattttaaccttaatttggacccaatgttagataaaactggacaaaagacaagtaaaaagaataaagtagccagatttatggttaaatcaatgcaggaaatgaaacttatggatatatggaggaggcaacacccatgagagaaggaattttcatattattcgagtagacacaaaacttactcaaggattgatatgtttttgttgtcagcccatattcaagggagaaataggaaaactgagtataaagctagactactatcagatcattcacccctattattagcaatagaactggaggtcatcccaccaagaacatatagatggaggttaaactccatgctacttaaaagacaggaatttagggagtttattgaacaccaaattaaaacatattatgaaataaacacaggattagtgaaagacaaatttatattatgggatgcaatgaaagccttcattagagggtagataataagttatgtgattaagatgaaaaaggattacaatcgggaaatagagcagttggaaagggagatagtaagtacagaaaaggaattagtaaaaagggatgatataatgaaaaggagagaattggtggacaagaaaattaaatacgaaacattacaaacgtacaaggtggagaagaacataattaaaacaaagcaaaagtattacaacctgggagaaaaaacacacaaaatattagcctggcaacttagtacaagctaaaagaacaatactggcatcaaggaaaaaggacaaacaaattacatataatccaacagagattaatgaaaattttaaggaattttatgaacaattgtatcaaactgagaatgaggggaaagatgataaaatagaggaatttttagctaaaattgaactgccgaaactgcaagaaaagaaacaaactaataaaaccatttgaaatagaggaagtacaggatatttttttttaaaaactgccaaacaataaaacaccaggagaggatggatttccaatagaattttataaaacatttaaagagttactaattcctcctctcctggaagtattgaaccaaatagaagaaacacaaaacttgccagattcatgtaagacagcaataattacagtaataccaaagatgggaaaTGATCCATtaataccagcatcatatagaccaatatctctacttaactcagattataagataatagcaaaattattagcaaacagattggctgattgtgtacctaaaatagtaaaacaagatcaaactggatttattaagaaaagacgaacagcagacaatgtctgcaaacttattaatcgaattcacgcagttcaaggaaataaggaaCCAACAacggctgttgctctagacgcagaaaatgcctttgacagagtagagtggaattacttatttaaagtattacagaagttcaatctaccagaaaaatgtataaattggattaaaagattgtataatggaccattggcgaaggcaacagtaaatggatatgtatagagtcactttaaattaagtaggttaactagacagggatgcccactatccccctcattgttcgcctaagcaatagaacctttggcagaactgataagaatagaaaataaaataaaagggatcaaaataaaagagaaggagtataaaatcagcttatttgcagatgacatcatagtatacctaacagaaccagaggtatcagtaaaagaatcagtaagaaattgaaggaatatggagaaatatcagggtacaagatcaatgcaaataaaagtgaagtgatgccaatgagtaatgtggattatacagaatttaacaaagaatcaccatttaaatggcaagcacaagcaatccgatacctagggatcaggttagataacaaCTTAAGACACTTGTAGAAACAAAATTATCAACCACTaataacttagaacattggaaagaattacccctgatgttgatagggagggtaaactgcattaaaatgaatgtgctcccaaggatacaatacttatttcaaacattaccaattcccttaacagaaaatttatttaaggaactaaagagaataataagtaaattcttgtggaaagggaggaatccaagggtagcattagataaatcagcagagaggtataatcaaggtggtttacagttaccaaattttagaaattattacagagccacacaattaaggtatttatctgatttttaccagaaaagggaaaaaccagactggactaagatagaactggacaaaataggggaaaaggtaccggaacatatactttataagtgggatgaaaagctggtgcaatataaaaactcaccagtactgcatcatttacttaatacatggaagaagatccacttagaaaggaaaaaaacaaattatcaaaaaccataattactattgacgcaaaatccactaatccctttcacaatagacaacctttcctttagagaatgggagagaaaaggaatcaaaagaatagaaaattgttttttgggaaataatttattaacatttgaacagttgaagtataaatatggaataactcatggtacaatgtttgcatatcatcaattgaaagcttatttaaaggataaattgggaaacagcttgagattacctgaaggaagcagctttgaataagtgattacagacacaatgataatcaaaagatttataaccaatatgtacattaagctgcaagataaggaaaatgaaataaactataaacctaagcagaagtgggaaaaggatctaaacctaaagataaaaaatgaaacatgggaaaagttatgttctggaactaagaatgcaataaacacaaggttagacatgatacagtataattggttacactggGTATATATtattcctcaaaaattaaaaaaaatgggattcaacattatcagatcgatgtttttgctgtaagaaggaaatggaaacaacattacatgcaacttgggcatgtacgaaa from Narcine bancroftii isolate sNarBan1 chromosome 9, sNarBan1.hap1, whole genome shotgun sequence harbors:
- the LOC138743359 gene encoding prostate androgen-regulated mucin-like protein 1, coding for MWAKLMLLVWQHFIFSSAIDQSVHETAPAGFSTDVSVFLSENSSTTFSSSTPLATSLQNGKTHSTKVGRSTKVDAETSTVALNHIFQNNATTPQSTIASYTIFNSSVIVTSYSLNMTDSSLKGDNTTNKTDNSLTDLVQTISQHISTSREPTSPTNSMEHTEVTAIKVSSDTLTKPDASTTLLSSWSITSTEREIRYAAPTNSGTASIVTVCMIFIAVALLGVVIFLKKRKVFYSRLQEDNLIGSWSNYNNPVFEDA